In Amia ocellicauda isolate fAmiCal2 chromosome 5, fAmiCal2.hap1, whole genome shotgun sequence, a genomic segment contains:
- the LOC136749047 gene encoding anoctamin-4-like → MLRISVLCVSATVFLEFWKRRRAVIAYDWDLIDWEEEEEEIRPQFEAKYSKKERMNPISGKPEPYQAFTDKCSRLIVSASGIFFMILVVIAAVFGIVIYRVVTVSTFAAFDWALIRNNSQVATTGTAVCINFCIIMLLNVLYEKVALLLTNLEQPRTESEWENSFTLKMFLFQFVNLNSSTFYIAFFLGRFTGRPGAYMRLINRWKLEECHPSGCLIDLCMQMGIIMVLKQTWNNFMELGYPLIQNWWTRRRLRQEHGHKIKARFPQWEKDYNLQPMNAYGLFDEYLEMILQFGFTTIFVAAFPLAPVLALLNNIIEIRLDAYKFVTQWRRPLASRAKDIGIWYGILEGIGILSVITNAFVIAVTSDFIPRLVYAYKYGPCAGQGQAGERCMVGYVNASLSIFQVSDFENRSEPGSDGADIFGSPIKYCRYRDYRASPNSKEPYAYTLQFWHVLAARLAFIIVFEHMVFTIKNLISYLIPDLPKDLRDRMRREKYLIQEMMYEAELERLQKERNERKKNGKSHHNEWP, encoded by the exons ATGCTTAGAATATCGGTGCTGTGTGTTTCAGCGACAGTCTTCCTAGAGTTCTGGAAGCGGAGACGGGCCGTGATCGCCTACGACTGGGACCTGATTgactgggaggaggaggag GAAGAAATCCGCCCTCAGTTTGAAGCCAAATATTCAAAGAAGGAGAGAATGAATCCAATATCTGGGAAACCAGAGCCTTATCAAGCTTTCACAGACAAATGCAGCAGACTGATCGTGTCAGCATCGGGGATATTCTTCATG ATCCTAGTGGTGATCGCAGCTGTGTTTGGAATCGTTATCTACCGTGTGGTGACTGTGAGCACTTTCGCGGCCTTTGACTGGGCTTTAATCAGGAATAACTCTCAGGTTGCAACTACAGGGACCGCAGTGTGCATAAACTTCTGCATTATCATGCTGCTGAATGTG TTATATGAAAAAGTTGCCCTTCTACTTACAAATTTAG AGCAGCCACGTACAGAGTCTGAATGGGAGAACAGCTttactttgaaaatgtttctgtttcagtttgtCAATCTGAACAGCTCAACATTTTATATTGCCTTCTTCTTAGGAAG ATTCACGGGGCGTCCAGGTGCCTACATGAGGCTCATAAATAGATGGAAACTAGAAGAG TGTCACCCTAGTGGATGCCTTATAGACCTTTGCATGCAGATGGGTATCATCATGGTGCTCAAGCAGACATGGAATAACTTCATGGAGCTTGGTTACCC GCTGATCCAGAACTGGTGGACACGACGGAGGTTGAGACAAGAGCACGGCCACAAAATTAAGGCTAGATTCCCTCAGTGGGAAAAGGACTACAATCTCCAGCCTATGAATGCCTATGGACTGTTTGATGAATACTTGGAGATGA TTCTACAGTTTGGCTTCACAACCATATTTGTGGCAGCATTTCCTTTGGCACCAGTGTTAGCCTTATTGAACAACATCATCGAGATCCGCCTAGACGCTTATAAATTTGTTACACAGTGGAGACGGCCTTTAGCCTCAAGAGCCAAAGATATAG gAATCTGGTATGGGATTCTGGAAGGGATAGGAATTCTCTCTGTCATTACAAATGCTTTTGTCATAGCGGTGACCTCCGACTTTATCCCCCGACTGGTCTACGCATATAAATACGGACCATGTGCAGGACAAGGACAAGCCGGAGAAAG GTGTATGGTGGGATATGTAAATGCCAGCTTGTCAATATTCCAAGTGTCAGATTTTGAAAACCGATCCGAACCTGGATCTGATGGAGCAGATATATTTGGTTCACCGATAAAGTACTGCAG ATACAGAGATTATAGAGCTTCTCCAAATTCCAAAGAACCCTATGCCTACACTCTGCAGTTCTGGCATGTATTGGCAGCGCGGCTTGCATTCATCATTGTGTTTGAG CACATGGTTTTTACTATCAAAAACCTAATTTCTTACCTGATCCCAGACCTGCCTAAAGACCTGAGGGATCGCATGCGTCGGGAAAAGTACCTGATTCAGGAAATGATGTATGAAGCAGAGCTCGAGCGCCTGCAGAAAGAGAGGAACGAGagaaaaaagaatggcaaatctCACCACAATGAGTGGCCCTGA